GGACTGAATATGAAGTTTAaggaataaacatttatttggcTGCAGTCTCTCTTTTTGTGTATGTTCAAGCATGATATGCTTAGAAACTTAAGTATGTTTAAAAGCTCgctgaataaatataaaaaattctaggtgctaataaaattttttttagtcttCTACTTTGAATAATCCCCTTACCTATCAATGATTAAGAtggtccatatatatatatatatatatatatatatatatttatttatttatgtatgccATATAAAGCAATGCTTAAGGGTACAAGGAACAGTCCCCTAAAGTCTCCTATGAAGTCCGAGTATTCCAGGCTTCAGAGAGTCCAGGAATCCAATGACATGGTATGTAAAATGTTGTGATTATGtcatagggaagaacaaatctaaCTCCATATtgggtctgtttcttttattttacctttgtattctattgcttttgctattagaatgttgcctgtagcctgaaatatacaggatagctcATTTTCAAGTCTccgacctttaaaggtataacacttttgggacttcccctgtagtccagtggttaagactctgctttccagtgcagggggtgcgggttcaatccctggttggggaactaagatcccacatgctgtggggtgcggccaaaaattaaaaaaaaaaaaggtatgacacttttccattcatatagagataaaaagttacagaacagagaataacatttgtcttgttgcaGGTTTACAGGAACTTAGTGACCTGATCTATGTGGATAGTTGCAAAAACAAAGgaatctgacaccaagaagtttgtaaCAACCAACTACACCCCCTCCCTTTTTAGTGTAAAAGCCCGAATTCTAACTTGGGTAAGATAGTTCTCTGGACACCCttagtctgctggctttccaaataaagttactATTCCTTGCCCCCCAATAACTcctctcttgatttattggcctgctGTGTGATGAGCAGTACGAGCTTGGACTTCGTAACAATTAGGCCTATGTTATTGTTCTGAGGGGAAGGTCCATTGCTTTCATCAGGTTCTCATGGGACTACTCTAGAGTTTTTGTAGTCTCATGGTAAATAATACCACATCATATTTCATTCTTGTAATTAATTTCATTCACATGCTTATGTTATAAGCGAAGAGAACCTAAAAAGCTGTGTGTTCAGAGCAGTGTTTCCCAACGTGTTTTATAGAGCTTCTGGATAAGCATTCTCTGAGGTGTCTCTTAAAAATACAGATCCCTGGGTCTACACCAGGCCAGCTAAATAATAAGTTGTGGAGGTAGGGCACAAGAATTTGCGTTTTAAACTTACCAATGGATCCTTAGGCATTCTGGTTTAAGAACCAGTatgataaaaccaaggagaaaatgAACTCTTTCAAGGGGAgaaaattagttttgtttttatttatttttttaatggattaatAGTAACTAACATGAAACACTTACTCCCTGCCAGGTGCTGTCCTAAATGTATGTTATATGGTTTAACTATTTAAATGGCTATAACAATCATATATTATTCAGtgtgaggaaattgagacacagagaggtaaaTAGACGAAAGACACATAGTAAGTGGTAAAAGTGGGATTTAAACTCTGTCTTGGCTCCAGAGGTCAAGCTCCTAATTGCTACTCTGTATAGTTTCACTTaagagagaatatttttattagtttcctgcaggttttttgttttgttttatagttataaaaagtgttgattcttaatatttattattattcaaagcTTCACTTtgaagcaaatataaaaaaatcagtttttcttcTCCAGTGAATAGCTGAAAGAATATGTatgtaagaaaacattttctggaaCACATAGTTAAAAcaactacatcaaattaaaaaatttgataTGACACtgagcaaaatttaaaaactttaacatTTGTTGATGTGGGTGGTGTTAAATTTTCTATACTGTTTCTGCATTTAAACTTGTGATGGCAAaccacaaatgttttaaaaagaatcaatatttgaaatgatttttaaaactctgactTATTACCTGAAGCAATATTCAGTTTAAATGATTTGGAACTGTAGTTGAATCCTACATGATGTTTTTGGATCATCTACTATTCAGAAAGTGGTACGTGTTCATCATTGTGATCCCTGAGATGTAAATTATACTGATTTTCACCTTTCCTGAATTATTTTGGTAATGTTAACTTATATTACcatattaaaattcttttacttCATACAACCAGCAAGGAAAAATAAGCGACTCTACTCCTCAgatatatcaaatattttctgtatcagATATGTGAATACAGTTATTCACATTACCTAAgctagtttttatatttaaaaatcacaaaaagtaATTTCCCAGTTTGCCAAAAGTTTTGACTATTAAAGTCTGACAAATTTATTTCCACACAAAAATTAAAgggatatgtttattttattaactcCTTCATAAGTAAGAATATAGGTGAGAAACTATGGCTTACAGAATTGACTAGCCCAAAGCCAGTCAGCTGATTTAGTGGCAGAGTAAGTTACTGCATCACtaatttgatattttcttctactttaatttttaatattttgtattttcaataGCTGCCCATAGCTTAACATGCTGACATAAAACTAACAGGTTGTTGCTTTGTATTGATGCCTGACACCAGTAATCTACTTTATTGGAACTCTTATCCATGTGAACTCTCCTGAGTTCACAAAGTGAGTTTCTATGATAAATGACCATACTGAATAGTTAACAATTTATTATTCATGTGTTAGGACAGTATCCAGCACATCTcagtgttctttaaatgttttttaagtaaatacaaaaTTTGGAAGATGTAAACATTAAATCCAGTAGTTTCTCTGTTACTTCGTTTACTGTTAATTCACCTCAGGCAAAGCcactttttatgtttataaaatcgGATAGTACCATCTAGATCCTAGCTATTACagaatgaattaatatttatagtgTTGTGAGGTCTCTAAAGGAATATGTGATACATCTGGAGAAATATGTCTTAATTTTTTCCACTTTCCTTGATGgaagattttcttcctttataacatttttttttccttagcacaACTTTACACGTGGCAGAAATTCGACGTAGAACATTAAATACCTTCAACCTCTAActtcatttccttgtttttgtcCTGTCCCAGATTTTCTATATCCCTTCATGTGCTCACTTACCCAGTGCTCCCCTCTTGTTCCAAACTTAGAATATTAATTTCTTAAGCATTTTTACATATACGACTATATTTTATTCTCTATGTTCCTGCAATGAATAGGAATCACTACACTATTAGCTATGTGTTGAGCATCTGTATGTCAGATGTGGATGCTCACAACCTGTGATAAGAGCCAACActgggagtttcctggtggtccagtggttggtgggactccgagctttcactgctgagggcccgggttcgatccctggttggggagctaagatcccacaagccacacagcgtgtcaaaaaaaaaaaaaaaagccaaagccaACACTTATTAGGTGTTTGCTGTGTaacaggcattgttctaagtgcattacatatattaattcacttTATCCTCATAATAattctatgaagtaggtactactaCTACTATCCCCAgttcagatgaaaaaactgaggaagAGAGATCAAGTAACTTGCCCCTAGTCACAGGTCCTAATTGATGAAACTGGGGTAGGAATCTGGGTGAAGCCTGCTCTTCAAACAGAAAAACTTGAGTTTTCCacctgtgtgtttctcctttactgtCACACTATTAccactcacaacacttctgacaccatgTTTcccccaccaagcaattctctgcaacaccagctgggtgtcctacaatttaaccaACTCTGACAGTCTACCTGGAGGTagcgtcagatcccacaggttaagggctcggTCCCAAAAGACTGCCCCTACTCCACTTTAGATACCAATCACAAAGTCCAGGTTGTTATCTGTGCTTCTGACCGATGGACTTTAAGTCTGACGTTCCCATAACTCCcaccttgggtttgattaatttgctagagtggctcacagaactcagggaaacacttatgtTTACACTTTACTAAAGAACATGATGAAAAATATAGATGAACAGCTAGATAAAGAAGTACATAGGGTGAAGACTGGGAGGATCCCCAGCACAGGAGCTGCTGTCCCCATGGAGTGCATCACCCTCCCAGTACGAGGATGTGTTCACCATCCTGTAAGGTCCCCAAACCCCATAATATCGGGATTTTGTGGAGGCCTCCTCACATAGACATGACCAATTATTAACTCCATCTctagcctctctcccctctctgaaGCACGGGGGtctggggctgaaaattccaagcttctaatcacagcttggtctttctggtgaccggCCCCCATCCAGGAGCTCACTTAGAGTCACCTTATTAGAACAAATGCTGTTCCCACTGCTCCTACTACTTAGgaatttacaagggttttaggagttctATGCCAgaaaccaatatatatatattttctattgtctCACAGCTCTTAACCACTGTTATGTGTATATACCTATACCCAAGGTAGGTATAGTACCATATAGCTGAAGAAAATGAGTCAGAGATCAAGTATAACTCAAAATCAACCTAGTAAGTTAACTCCAAAACCTGTACTTTTTTACTATATCAGAAAAGGAAGTATAGGATATGGCTCTTAAGCCAGAAAGGCTAGGCTGaaatcctggttctaccacttaatagctatatgaccttgagaaagttacttcTCTTTGCCAGTTTCTTCATCCTTAAAATATGGATAATAGAATTTACTACGTAAGAGTTGTGAGGAATAAGgatataaataaaatgcttaCAAAAGTACCTTTGCACTCAATATAAACGTTTATTTctaactttccttttttatttataagaaaataatctgGCATGTGCGCTACTCTGGCAGCAGTTGTAAGCCAGAAGTTAAAAGAATGAAGGCTCAAATTAAGCCGGCTTGGGTCCAAATCCCAAGCATATGTCCTTTAGGAAGTTAACCTCCGGGAATTTCAGCATCCTCATCTCTGACGGAAGAGAACAGTACCACTGCACAAACTTGTGgtaaatgttttaataataaatattaaccaCTGACCACCTCTGCATTTCTAGCAGCTAGCACAATGTTTAATGAATAAACAGTGACATAGGTAAGATGTCCTTTGTGCTTTCCTTCACTAGTCCTCTCATTTTCTCGCTGGCATCAtcctaaaaatttttaagttcacCATTTCATCTTTTCCCTACTGTAAAGACCAGaataactataaagaaaaatgtaattttgttaCCACCTTTAGTTACCACTTACCCAGTAGTAATCATACCAGATTTTCAGCAAGTGTACAAAGAGCACCCACCAGTACAGAAGGGGAAATGGAATTTTTATCTTACCACATTAAGgactattaaaaaatattcacatttaatgtaattaaggcatatctctttctgtttttaaccAAGTTCCTCTTCAGTCCTAAGCTTGTACcacaataaaatgtacaaaatcCATAAGTTTACAGTAGACTCATTATTAACAAGTATGCTGCTCGAGAATTATACTTTAGgtaaatgaaatgtcagaactACATTATAGCCTGTCTTACAAATAAGATGACTGCCAAAGGTGCATTCTCTTCACTTTatgtgaaaaattataaaagtactaTAAGTTTGATTGTTGCTCCACAACTAGCTGTGGAATTTCCCTAGGCTACTATTTGACAGAATGTTGGAGAACTTTTTTCATCACCATCTCTCTTCCCATGCACCCTCATATTGTTCCCGCAGTTCTTAGTATGATCTGATtccaaattaaaacacaaataaattaagCAGTAACCCAAACAATTTTCCCTAttgacagacttttaaaaatttacggttaggtattaaatattaatacaatCATGTcaccagttaaaaataaaaatttattgatcCAAAATTATTGCCAAAAAACTTAAGCTAAGCAAAAACTTTATTTAAGCTTAATGCTCTTTTTAACCCCTGCACGAATGCCAGATAGTTCACCACTATAACGTTGCTCTTCTCTACGAACTTCACGAACCTGGCCTCTTCTGCGAATTTTGGCTCTTCTGAACTTCTCCCGGTGTTTCACTCTGGGATTCCGATCAATCTTCTTTCTCCTAGGTGTAAGCCCCCTATTTTTAGCAATCTGATAAGTAATGGCTCTCTTTGCATTTTGAACTTCAAGAGCCTGTTCTTCAGtactatcttctttctttctcttcaatttttgtccgtcttctatttctttatagTATTTCAGTGCAGCTTCATCAAAATCAGAATCATCAGAAAGGTCTGTAACAGCAGAGGCAGCAACAGCAGAAACAGATTTTGGCTTGGCCTTTGTGGATTTTGCTTTTAGATTCAGTTCTGCCTTTCCAGCATCATCTTTAAGTGTGAGCAGATGACGAATCTCAGAGGACAGCTTCTGATCCACAAATGACAGCTTGTTGATCAAATTTCGGTAGGTAACAAGCCTTTCTATGACAGGATGTCCATGTGCAGGGACTCTCCTAGCTTTCAGGATCAGATAAAAACTGATGTTGGAGCAGTAGTTCAAATAGAGGTTGTATTTGGTCCTCAGGTATTGGCTTCCTTTTCCAGGTGGAATGATCTTTTGCTCCACCAACTGTAGCAATGGCTCCAGCTCATCCTTCACCTCTGTCAACTTAACTTTCAGGTCATCTATCAGCTCCAAGAGCTCTGGCGATTCCTTTCGCAGCATCTTCAGCTTCTCTCTCACTGAAACTTTCGCCAAATCCTTCACGACCCGTGTCTCAACCTCATTTACCCGAGGTACTGGTTTTGCAAAGGCCTCCACCCAGGTAACTCCAAAATCGTCCTCTTGCAGAGCTTGGGCTAAACGCCGCTGAATGAGCtgtgcctcctcttcctcctctctttcctcttcctctactTCTTGTTGACTCTGCCGGCCTCGGGACTTGGAACCATAGTCCGTGTCGTAGTAAAGTTTTTTCCTCTGACCCCACGACAAACTGGGATCCACCGAGGCCTCAGCCTCACTCTGCATGGAGCTCccaccatcatcatcgtcatcctCCTCATTCCCCGCACTCTCTTCATCTTCATCGTCCTCATCGGCGATATCTAGGGCAAGAACCTCCTCCTCATCGCCATCCTCCTCCTCGGCCCCACTCTCCACTTCGCTCCACCCCTTAGCCAAGGCAGCCCGAGATCGGGCCTCATGGAAATCATCTACCTTATCTTGGTAGTAGCTGGAGTCCGCTGGTGAGGGAGGAGATTCCAAATTGTCATCATTTTCGTCCGCTGGGTCGCGACCTGCCTTAGCTCGCACAGCTGCCCACTTGGCCGCTCCGCGCCGCCGGGATCGCCCCACCATAGCTCGCAGTGTCAGCTTCTACAGCGACGTCTGGCTTTCGGTCACCTCTGACTTCCGCGCACGAGCCACGCGCTCCAGCAACAAGCCTCTATAACAGCTACGCGCTCTCCTACCATGCGCGTCTGCGGGCACTCCAGTAGGATGCAGGAGTTTCCACCTCCTTCCGGCCCCCAGGATGCTCTCTGTGTGGCGTTTGAACCAGGACTTCCGGTTGGTCCTTCAGGCCTTTCCGTGTAGGAACAATAGGTATAGGAAGTTCAGTTCCGTAGAGCCCTTTAACCCAGTTCTTACTCTCGCGAGGCTGGGCGTCGCTAGGGGGATGGCCTGGTGAACCGCGAGGTGATGTCGCGGTAACCATTGGAGGGCGCTTTACCTCCACGCCTAGGAGAGGTCCCGGGGCGGTGCGGTGAGTTGTCCTGCTTCCGTACCGGTTGTCACCGGCCTGGAGCCGAGTCCAAGTGTAGAAAATTTCTTTGTTTACtggaattgttttatcttctctgcCTATCCGTCTGGAAGTTAATCAGGTTATTGTTGTCTCAGCAACGTCCAAATATGACATTTCTGGGCCCCGTAGCCTGAGGCGGCAGCGGCGCCACTGCGCTCTGGAATCCTGGCGCGGGCGTCCGGGAAAGCGCAGGCCGGGCCGCCGGGCGGGTGGTAGCCCGCCTTCAGCTCCCTTTCCGCAGGGCTCGGCGACTTCATGGGATTTGTGTCCCTGAGGAGTTTCTGAGGGATGACGGTGGGAAGGCAGAGCCGCGCTCTAGAGTTTGCTTCTTTCCGAGGAGCTCAAGTAGGCTGCAGAAGACACCGCGATTTCTCTGCCTTTTTAGTGGAAGAGGTTCATTCTTCAAGATATTTTGGAAATGGCACATTTTAACTTTCAAGGGCGGACGCTTCATGAATTGTTCAACACTTAATAAACACAGGGCAGCGTGCTAGGCTTTGGGAGAACAGTGGTGGGCGAAAGCAGACGCTGTTCTGCAGTGGTGGAACTTGTGGTCTAGCTGGGGGCACGTGTTAATCAAGTCATCATGCAAAACGTGCCTGATTATAGTTGGGGTGAGTACAGGGAACACTTGTCCTGTGTTACCCAGCTGCTGAAAATACTCAACCTGCCTTTTTACATCGCCTTTTGTACACGCCATCCATCCCCCTTTACTAAACACTAAAGTGTTGAGTACTCCCGCCCAAATACGGGAAATTTCTGCtgtattgaagagacagtctaaGCATCACCTCTTTGATCTCGTCTTTAATTCCCTTAGTCTTTTCCTcagttcttctgtatcacctagtagACCTCAACGAACTATGATATTGCAAGCACGcaatacagtgtctggcacagagtaagtgttcaatgaagatttgtttaatgaataaGTATTGAAATTGCAGTATTTGATTATCTGTTTCAGGTGCTCCATAAACGGAGGGAATGAATAATGCATAAGGCTGCGAACATCCTTAAGGGAGATAACCTGAGCTGGAATGGATTTTAGGAGTCATGAATTCCAATTCCAGTATCTTCATTGTATACATGTGGAAACAAAGACTTGGGAAGGTTACATTAGCAAATCGAGCACAGAAACCTGGGGTAGGGCTCCCACACCAGGCCCTCACATTCAGCTGCTATCAGTCCTTTGCTAATTCAATGTGAATGAGTTTCAGACCTTTTCCAGAGCATAGGCTAAGCTGGGTGGATGAAAGAAACCAAGAGCTCAGATGAAAGTGTTTGAAGAGGAGGGTGGTAATAAGGGAAAAATCAGTCAAATTTGTCTTTAGAAGTATTTCTAGGTCTAGAAGTGTGAAAGGACTGCCCTGCAATCTTAGAGTAATTCAGGGTTTAAGTTTTCAGACATTACATATGATAGGTTCATATTCATTATATATGTTAGGTATTATGACACCTTCAGATGTGGGTAGTTGAAAGCTGAACTTTTGATAAGTTGCTAAAATTAATGGCGACATACAAGTTCTTTGCAGAAAGTGCAGTGTCATTAGATTATGAAAaatagtacaatttttttttttttttttttttttgcggtacgcgggcctctcaccgctgtggcctctcccgttgtggagcacaggctccagacacgcaggcccagtggccatggctcacgggcccagcctctccgcggcatgtgggatcctcccggaccggggcacgaacccgtgtcccctgcatcagcaggcagactctcaaccactgcgccaccagggaagcccagtacaattttttagaaaaatggtattttgaactaaatatttttaaagtgttaaaagtTATCTTAAGCATTAAAAAACCTTTACAAGATTTTAGGTAATACaatttaaagaatagaaaaggtGTGGGTAGAAGTCTTATGTTCTGATGGTAAGCCCAGAATTCATTTTTGAATGTAAATTTTAATAGGTTTTGTCATTCAAATATTAACTGCTTATTAATTGTAGCAGAATGCTACATGCTGTAGTAGATCTAAAGGTGAATTAGCCACAGTCTCTTCTAATCAGGTAGAAAAGAAGCCATGCATACAGATTATACTAAAATACAAGGCAGTGTGAGGTAAACCCAGTGCTGTGAGAGATCAGAGGTGAGAGATCGTCTCTGGATTTTGTTCTGGAAATGTTGCTTAAAGAATGTTGCATTTAAGCTGAGACTGTGATTAGATCCAtgctttaaatgtattaaatttacATTATATGTAAGCATTAAGTTTTACTTAGGCATGTAAATCTcaatttttctgttcatttttattgctaattATTTGAGAATTTGTAGTCATACTTAACAAAATGCGTATACTGTTATAGAgaaggtagaaaaatattttggatatttttaatgGAATGATCACATTCCTCTAATATTATTTGGTTTATACTATACATTACATTTCctaactatttaaaataaagttgcaGTAACCAGTGCATATTCAGAGAGTGTTGTATTCTAACATTCTCAGATCTTTTTGATGAACAGTTCAGAAGTTAGTTCTTCCATTCCAGCAGCTCCCATAGTCTAATCTTCCATAGCCTAATCTTGGAATTATTTGCCATTTGTTgaggaaattgttttcttaaaaatttgtattgccgtgacttacctggtggtgcagtggttgggactgatcacttccactgcagggggcgcgggtttgatccctgtttggggaactaagatccggcatgccgcaccgccaaaaaaaaaaaaaaaaaaatgtattgctgGAAAGACAGATTAATGCTTTATTATATTATAAGCCTAtgccaattaaaaagaaaaacagagtccccagagaaaatgcacaaatattaaataacatttaaccATTATTTTTGTGGCAACTATAATGTATTATCAACTTGAATCTTTATTACATTATTGTGATGCCTGCTCAGGAGTTAGCACACTACACATAATGAGAGCCaacaggtttcttttcttttttttcgttttttttagAATACCCTTT
This DNA window, taken from Delphinus delphis chromosome 5, mDelDel1.2, whole genome shotgun sequence, encodes the following:
- the UTP3 gene encoding something about silencing protein 10 → MVGRSRRRGAAKWAAVRAKAGRDPADENDDNLESPPSPADSSYYQDKVDDFHEARSRAALAKGWSEVESGAEEEDGDEEEVLALDIADEDDEDEESAGNEEDDDDDGGSSMQSEAEASVDPSLSWGQRKKLYYDTDYGSKSRGRQSQQEVEEEEREEEEEAQLIQRRLAQALQEDDFGVTWVEAFAKPVPRVNEVETRVVKDLAKVSVREKLKMLRKESPELLELIDDLKVKLTEVKDELEPLLQLVEQKIIPPGKGSQYLRTKYNLYLNYCSNISFYLILKARRVPAHGHPVIERLVTYRNLINKLSFVDQKLSSEIRHLLTLKDDAGKAELNLKAKSTKAKPKSVSAVAASAVTDLSDDSDFDEAALKYYKEIEDGQKLKRKKEDSTEEQALEVQNAKRAITYQIAKNRGLTPRRKKIDRNPRVKHREKFRRAKIRRRGQVREVRREEQRYSGELSGIRAGVKKSIKLK